One segment of Acidimicrobiales bacterium DNA contains the following:
- a CDS encoding nicotinate phosphoribosyltransferase encodes MTRPGELVFTDLYELTMAAAYEHAGKTGRATFDLFVRSLPEPRNFLVAAGLAEALDHLEALHVTDTELDHLRTLEWVDDGFLDLLANLRFTGEVFAVPEGEVVFGGEPILRVTAPLIEAQVVETRLLNLVASQTMIASKAARIAIACGDRRFVEFGSRRTHGGDAGMQAARSSWIGGAAGTSLVSAGVAYDLPLSGTMAHSFIMSFDDEADAYRAFARRFPDGAVLLIDTYDTEEGARLAVQVAHELADEGVRIGGVRLDSGDLARLAKSVRRILDDGGLEHVSIFASGDLDEYRITEILATGAPIDAFGVGTQLGTSADAPSLGGVYKLVNDESGPKIKLSEDKVTLPGVKQVWRVSDDVSDRYDVIAVEGEDIAVPNGCRSRPLLEPVMIAGRRTRPDPGLDAAQQRCRDSVAALPNRMRSLQQRERPFEVRRSDRLQELIETLTRAHSH; translated from the coding sequence ATGACCAGACCGGGAGAGCTCGTTTTCACCGATCTCTACGAGCTGACCATGGCCGCCGCGTACGAGCACGCGGGCAAGACCGGACGCGCCACCTTCGACCTGTTCGTGCGGTCGCTGCCCGAACCACGCAACTTCCTCGTGGCCGCGGGACTGGCCGAAGCGCTCGACCACCTCGAGGCGTTGCACGTCACCGACACCGAACTCGACCACCTCCGCACCCTCGAATGGGTCGACGACGGCTTCCTCGACCTGCTCGCCAACCTGCGCTTCACCGGCGAGGTGTTCGCCGTGCCCGAGGGCGAGGTCGTGTTCGGCGGCGAACCGATCCTGCGGGTCACCGCACCGCTGATCGAGGCCCAGGTGGTCGAGACCCGCCTGCTCAACCTGGTCGCGTCCCAGACCATGATCGCCAGCAAGGCAGCCCGCATCGCCATCGCCTGCGGCGACCGCCGCTTCGTCGAGTTCGGCTCGCGACGCACACATGGCGGCGACGCCGGGATGCAGGCGGCACGCTCGTCGTGGATCGGCGGGGCGGCGGGCACGTCGCTCGTGTCGGCCGGCGTCGCCTACGACCTGCCCCTGTCGGGGACCATGGCCCACTCGTTCATCATGAGCTTCGACGACGAGGCCGACGCCTACCGCGCCTTCGCCCGGCGCTTCCCCGACGGGGCGGTGCTGCTGATCGACACCTACGACACCGAAGAAGGGGCTCGCCTGGCGGTGCAGGTTGCCCACGAACTGGCCGACGAGGGAGTCCGCATCGGCGGGGTGAGGCTCGACTCGGGCGATCTGGCCCGATTGGCGAAGTCGGTCCGGCGCATCCTCGACGACGGAGGGCTCGAGCATGTGTCGATCTTCGCCTCGGGCGACCTCGACGAGTACCGCATCACCGAGATCCTCGCCACCGGTGCTCCCATCGACGCCTTCGGTGTCGGCACCCAGCTCGGCACCAGCGCCGACGCGCCGTCGCTCGGAGGGGTCTACAAGCTGGTGAACGACGAGTCGGGACCCAAGATCAAGCTGTCAGAGGACAAGGTGACCCTTCCCGGGGTGAAGCAGGTATGGCGCGTGTCCGACGACGTCTCGGACCGCTACGACGTCATCGCCGTCGAGGGCGAGGACATCGCGGTACCGAACGGGTGCCGTTCCCGTCCTCTGCTCGAACCGGTCATGATCGCGGGACGCAGGACCCGACCCGACCCCGGCCTCGACGCGGCCCAGCAGCGCTGCCGCGACTCGGTCGCCGCCCTCCCCAACCGGATGCGGAGTCTGCAACAGCGCGAGCGACCCTTCGAGGTGCGGCGCTCGGACCGGCTGCAGGAGCTGATCGAGACCCTCACCCGCGCCCACAGCCACTGA
- a CDS encoding DinB family protein — protein sequence MDRCDQCGFVYRDLPQADIAGALRAVARQYRSRLGGGDDVLRRRPAPAVWAPLEYAAHVRDVLSVQRERAALALRVREPTIESMRPDERAVELGYAQLDPGRVAEQIDRAAEALAALFDSLGDSEWGRTAIYNWPQPARRDLTWLGRHTVHELIHHLFDIARGVEPTPAAASG from the coding sequence GTGGATCGCTGCGACCAGTGCGGCTTCGTGTACCGCGACCTGCCGCAAGCCGACATCGCGGGGGCACTGCGCGCGGTGGCCCGCCAGTACCGCTCCCGCCTCGGCGGCGGCGACGATGTGCTGCGCCGCCGCCCCGCGCCAGCGGTGTGGGCACCGCTCGAGTACGCAGCCCACGTCCGCGACGTGCTCAGCGTGCAGCGTGAGCGTGCGGCGCTCGCCCTGCGCGTGCGTGAGCCGACGATCGAGTCCATGCGGCCCGACGAGCGGGCGGTCGAGCTCGGCTACGCGCAGCTCGACCCGGGCCGCGTGGCCGAACAGATCGACCGCGCCGCCGAGGCGCTCGCCGCGCTCTTCGACAGCCTCGGCGACAGCGAGTGGGGCCGCACCGCGATCTACAACTGGCCACAACCGGCCCGCCGCGACCTCACCTGGCTCGGCCGCCACACCGTTCACGAGCTGATCCACCACCTGTTCGACATCGCCCGCGGCGTCGAACCGACCCCGGCCGCGGCCTCGGGGTAG
- a CDS encoding AAA family ATPase, which yields MRIAGWRIDGFGIFSDATVDDLPPGLTLVTGPNEAGKSTLLAFLRGVLFGFPDGRMRARRHEPVNGGRHGGAVFLVDESGGTWTAERYVDPKTFTLRRPDGSTAEPGELARLLGSADSTLFANVFAFGLTELDAFEFIDSDAVRERIFSAGVVGAGRSARDALSTLDARRQSLARPRGKCEIRELTEQARNVSRELNQAQAAAADLARRRGDVDRLAEEADAKRAAVEGCRQEQQRLRSLLEVWPVRSRIADIDADLDTLEVPDGLDGTTEARFERVATELAAAQRALDEATVAAGAAQKKRDAIRTDDQLSSVAPEVRTLLGEIALEEGRRTRLAELAHAIDSQRELLDEQLATLGPDWDRHQLAQFDASIPAAEEVRRRGHRLEDMEHRLERLQSERVALARSRAETQTKLAAIEEQNEGTPRLPSAEDAARESRALRQLRAHLVDLGTQSARLEGANRTLAGLKAVAPASASAGKSSRAGAVVIGVLGAVVAALGVAALIGGSTPVAGVLGAGGVAMMAIAGIVFVGGRSLTRHSSEAAITRQIIEAEQAAAESQDKVEVLRTSVRATALQLGLTAEPTAIEVEECAARIEKSNQELRDALQRRTRATELTSDIKDATKRLDELETEIASLSQKVAREQEEWEAWKKERQVPPDLGIEAINDLFTAIERARSTLRSLQGIERERDEVAADAEAWRSRARAVLDRVHDDLPDDNVDLISRIRTLAERIEADEASRRSLEERLAAWEEANQRADLAKERLDSAAAEHAGLLRIVGADDDAQFRQALERRRRRVELETERQGAMEQIHAALGRGQAAEPLLAELELGDRGGWDAALTDAAARLPELEDEHEAAIRRHHDADRALDELARSADVADAALRLESVQARLADRVTEWQTLTAARTLIADTLARYERERQPAVLSRAETMFERVTAGHYPNLVIADGEVRVVDHAGRQLSTVDLSRGTAEQLYLCVRFGLAAEFASHTPLPFVMDDVLVNFDPERTEAMAGVVAELAESHQVLLFSCQPASIGTMSEARPDARVIELPRHGGKPKRSRRSRE from the coding sequence ATGCGGATCGCCGGCTGGCGTATCGATGGGTTCGGGATCTTCTCCGATGCCACCGTCGACGATCTTCCGCCAGGGCTCACCCTGGTCACCGGCCCCAACGAAGCCGGGAAGAGCACGCTGCTGGCGTTCCTGCGCGGGGTCCTGTTCGGCTTCCCCGACGGCCGGATGCGGGCCCGCCGCCACGAGCCGGTCAACGGTGGCCGCCACGGCGGTGCGGTGTTCCTCGTCGACGAGTCCGGCGGCACCTGGACCGCCGAGCGCTACGTCGACCCCAAGACCTTCACGCTTCGGCGCCCCGACGGCTCCACCGCCGAACCGGGCGAGCTCGCCCGCCTGTTGGGCAGCGCCGATTCGACCCTGTTCGCGAACGTGTTCGCCTTCGGACTCACCGAGCTCGACGCGTTCGAGTTCATCGACTCCGACGCGGTTCGTGAGCGCATCTTCTCCGCCGGGGTGGTCGGTGCCGGTCGTTCGGCCCGCGACGCGCTGAGCACGCTCGACGCCCGTCGTCAGTCGCTGGCCCGCCCGCGCGGCAAGTGCGAGATCCGCGAGCTGACCGAGCAGGCGCGCAACGTGTCCCGCGAGCTGAATCAGGCCCAGGCAGCCGCAGCCGACCTCGCTCGCCGTCGTGGCGACGTCGACCGCTTGGCCGAGGAGGCCGACGCGAAGCGGGCGGCGGTCGAAGGCTGCCGCCAGGAGCAGCAGCGCCTCCGCTCCCTGCTCGAGGTCTGGCCGGTGCGCAGTCGCATCGCCGACATCGATGCCGACCTGGACACCCTCGAGGTCCCCGACGGCCTCGACGGCACCACCGAGGCCAGGTTCGAGCGTGTCGCCACCGAGCTCGCCGCCGCACAACGGGCACTCGATGAAGCCACGGTGGCCGCCGGAGCCGCCCAGAAGAAGCGCGACGCCATCCGGACCGACGACCAGCTCTCCTCGGTTGCTCCCGAGGTGCGAACCCTCTTGGGTGAGATCGCGCTGGAGGAGGGGCGCCGCACCCGACTCGCCGAGCTCGCCCACGCCATCGACTCGCAGCGCGAGCTGCTCGACGAGCAGCTCGCCACGCTGGGACCGGACTGGGATCGTCACCAGCTGGCCCAGTTCGATGCTTCGATCCCGGCCGCCGAAGAGGTCCGGCGTCGTGGTCATCGCCTCGAGGACATGGAGCACCGTCTCGAGCGGCTCCAGTCCGAGCGGGTGGCCCTGGCCCGGTCCCGCGCCGAGACCCAGACCAAGCTTGCGGCGATCGAGGAACAGAACGAGGGCACGCCGCGGTTGCCGTCGGCCGAGGACGCCGCCCGCGAGTCTCGTGCCCTTCGTCAGCTTCGTGCCCACCTGGTCGATCTCGGGACCCAGAGCGCCCGACTCGAAGGCGCCAACCGGACCCTTGCCGGGCTCAAGGCGGTCGCGCCGGCGTCGGCGTCGGCGGGGAAGAGCAGTCGCGCCGGTGCGGTGGTCATCGGCGTGCTCGGCGCGGTGGTCGCCGCGTTGGGTGTCGCGGCGCTCATCGGTGGGTCGACACCGGTGGCGGGGGTGCTGGGAGCCGGCGGTGTCGCCATGATGGCCATCGCGGGCATCGTCTTCGTCGGCGGCAGATCGCTCACCAGGCACTCGTCGGAAGCCGCGATCACTCGCCAGATCATCGAGGCCGAGCAGGCCGCGGCCGAGTCCCAGGACAAGGTCGAGGTGCTTCGAACCAGTGTTCGGGCCACCGCGCTGCAGCTGGGGTTGACCGCCGAGCCGACCGCGATCGAGGTCGAGGAGTGCGCGGCCCGAATCGAGAAGTCCAATCAGGAGCTCCGCGACGCCCTTCAGCGCCGTACGCGTGCCACCGAGCTGACCAGCGACATCAAGGATGCCACCAAGCGACTCGACGAGCTCGAGACCGAGATCGCGTCGCTCTCCCAGAAGGTGGCCCGCGAGCAGGAGGAGTGGGAGGCCTGGAAGAAGGAGCGCCAGGTTCCGCCCGATCTCGGCATCGAAGCGATCAACGACCTGTTCACCGCCATCGAACGGGCCCGGTCCACCCTGCGGAGCCTGCAGGGCATCGAACGCGAGCGCGACGAGGTCGCAGCCGATGCCGAGGCCTGGCGCAGCCGGGCCCGAGCCGTGCTCGACCGGGTGCACGACGACCTCCCCGACGACAACGTCGATCTGATCAGCCGCATCCGCACCCTGGCCGAGCGCATCGAGGCCGACGAGGCATCCCGGCGTTCGCTCGAGGAGCGGCTCGCGGCGTGGGAGGAGGCCAACCAGCGGGCCGATCTGGCCAAGGAGCGCCTCGACTCGGCAGCCGCCGAGCACGCCGGCCTGCTCCGGATCGTCGGCGCCGATGACGACGCCCAGTTCCGCCAGGCGCTCGAGCGGCGGCGTCGCCGGGTCGAGCTCGAGACCGAGCGACAGGGGGCGATGGAACAGATCCACGCTGCGTTGGGGCGTGGCCAGGCAGCCGAACCGTTGCTCGCGGAGCTCGAGCTCGGCGATCGTGGCGGTTGGGATGCTGCGCTGACCGACGCCGCCGCCAGGTTGCCCGAGCTCGAGGACGAGCACGAGGCGGCCATCCGTCGCCACCACGACGCCGACCGAGCGCTCGACGAACTGGCGCGGTCCGCCGACGTGGCCGATGCCGCGCTGCGTCTCGAATCGGTCCAGGCCCGCCTCGCCGACCGTGTCACCGAGTGGCAGACCCTGACCGCGGCCCGAACCCTCATCGCCGACACGCTCGCCCGCTACGAGCGCGAGCGTCAGCCGGCGGTGCTCAGCCGGGCCGAGACCATGTTCGAGCGTGTCACCGCCGGCCACTACCCCAACCTGGTGATCGCCGACGGCGAGGTGCGGGTCGTCGACCACGCCGGCCGCCAGCTCTCGACCGTCGACCTCAGCCGCGGCACCGCCGAGCAGCTCTACCTCTGCGTGCGGTTCGGTCTGGCGGCCGAGTTCGCATCGCACACCCCGCTGCCGTTCGTCATGGACGACGTGCTGGTCAACTTCGACCCCGAACGGACCGAGGCCATGGCCGGTGTGGTCGCCGAGCTGGCCGAATCCCACCAAGTGCTGCTGTTCTCCTGTCAGCCCGCCAGCATCGGCACCATGAGCGAGGCCCGCCCCGACGCCCGGGTGATCGAGCTCCCTCGCCATGGTGGCAAGCCCAAGCGGAGCCGCCGGTCCCGGGAATGA
- a CDS encoding ABC transporter ATP-binding protein: MTALRIDSVTVAFDEFRAVDALSAEVADGEWLGLIGPNGAGKSSLLRAVVGLVAHEGSIAIDGTEHQQRSRRQLSQLVAMVPQVPQCPPEMRVADYLLLGRSPYISYLGTEGRHDLDVVAGVADQLELSDFLGRTLGTLSGGELQRVVLARALAQEAPLLLLDEPTSALDVGHQQQVLELVTGLRRDHGLTVLSAMHDLTLAGQYSDRLLLMSNGRAVASGSATEVLTEHTISEHYGASVRVIHDPSGGVVVVPTRHRAASGSPTAPSSTDTAPR; encoded by the coding sequence GTGACCGCGCTGCGGATCGACTCGGTCACGGTCGCCTTCGACGAGTTCCGGGCGGTCGATGCGCTGTCTGCCGAGGTGGCCGACGGCGAGTGGCTGGGCCTCATCGGACCGAACGGAGCCGGCAAGAGCAGCCTGCTCCGCGCGGTGGTCGGGCTCGTGGCCCACGAAGGATCGATCGCCATCGACGGCACCGAGCACCAACAACGCTCGCGGCGCCAGCTGTCCCAGCTGGTCGCGATGGTCCCCCAGGTGCCGCAGTGCCCACCCGAGATGCGGGTCGCCGACTATCTGCTGCTCGGACGCAGCCCCTACATCTCCTACCTCGGCACCGAGGGGCGCCACGACCTCGACGTGGTGGCCGGGGTGGCCGACCAGCTCGAGCTGTCCGACTTCCTGGGGCGCACCCTCGGCACCCTCAGCGGTGGAGAGCTGCAACGGGTCGTGCTGGCCAGGGCGCTGGCCCAGGAGGCACCCCTCCTGCTGCTCGACGAACCCACCAGCGCCCTCGATGTGGGTCACCAGCAGCAGGTCCTCGAGCTGGTCACGGGTCTGCGGCGCGACCACGGTCTCACCGTCCTGAGCGCCATGCACGACCTCACGCTGGCGGGCCAGTACTCCGACCGCCTGCTGTTGATGAGCAACGGGCGGGCGGTGGCATCGGGATCGGCCACAGAGGTCCTGACCGAGCACACGATCAGCGAGCACTACGGCGCATCGGTGCGGGTGATCCACGACCCCTCGGGAGGGGTCGTGGTGGTGCCGACCCGCCACCGGGCGGCGTCGGGCTCGCCGACCGCTCCCTCCAGCACCGACACCGCCCCCCGCTGA
- a CDS encoding isochorismatase family protein produces the protein MDHYGPHTALIVVDMQNDFVHPDGSLHVSGSMDAIHRVNAEIAAARAAGSPVVYTQDWHPPDTPHFVDQGGNWPPHCVRDTWGARLHDDLDVPPDPVVVKKGTGMEDGYSGFTVYDLEADADQPTELDRILRDQGIERTIVVGVATDVCVRATALDAAKLGYVTEVIPEATAAVDQEEGDGERALEEMADHGIAIVSAAT, from the coding sequence ATGGACCACTACGGACCACACACTGCGCTGATCGTCGTCGACATGCAGAACGATTTCGTTCATCCCGACGGCTCCCTCCACGTGTCCGGAAGCATGGACGCGATCCACCGGGTCAACGCCGAGATCGCCGCCGCCCGGGCCGCGGGTTCCCCGGTCGTCTACACCCAGGACTGGCACCCGCCCGACACCCCCCATTTCGTCGATCAGGGCGGCAACTGGCCGCCCCACTGCGTCCGCGACACCTGGGGTGCCCGGTTGCACGACGACCTCGACGTGCCCCCCGACCCGGTGGTGGTGAAAAAGGGCACCGGCATGGAGGACGGCTACTCGGGGTTCACGGTCTATGACCTCGAGGCCGACGCCGATCAGCCCACCGAGCTCGACCGGATCCTGCGCGACCAGGGCATCGAACGGACCATCGTGGTCGGCGTGGCCACCGATGTCTGCGTCAGGGCCACCGCACTCGATGCCGCGAAGCTGGGCTATGTCACCGAGGTGATCCCCGAGGCCACCGCCGCGGTCGACCAGGAAGAAGGCGACGGCGAGCGCGCGCTCGAGGAGATGGCGGACCACGGAATCGCCATCGTCAGCGCCGCCACCTGA
- a CDS encoding ABC transporter substrate-binding protein, whose amino-acid sequence MRHRPMTLALALVAALALAACGDDTDSDAVPQSGDRPEETAEDTSPDSSDESDDTTTTSDGADGGAFPVTVEADNGSVTIEATPERIISLSATHTEMLFALGAGDQVAAVDLQSDYPPEAPDGELDAFQPNVEAIAGYEPDLVVLSYDPGDVVESLELLEVPALLLDAPADFDGIYRQVEVLGAATGNVGGAAEVVGQMQTDIDQIVADLPEHAEGLTYFHELDDTYYSVTSQTFIGQVYALLGLENIADEAEAAGTAGGYPQLSAEFIIESDPDLIFLADATCCDQSPETVAGRPGWEGLSAVANDAVFVVDDDVASRWSPRIIDLLRNVAEAVTTFEPAG is encoded by the coding sequence ATGCGACATCGACCCATGACCCTGGCGCTGGCCCTCGTGGCCGCGCTGGCGCTCGCCGCGTGCGGCGACGACACCGACTCAGACGCAGTTCCCCAGTCCGGTGACCGACCGGAGGAGACTGCGGAGGACACCTCGCCCGACAGCTCCGACGAATCGGACGACACCACCACCACCAGCGACGGCGCCGACGGCGGCGCCTTCCCGGTGACGGTGGAGGCGGACAACGGATCGGTCACGATCGAGGCGACCCCGGAGCGGATCATCTCGCTGTCGGCCACCCACACCGAGATGCTGTTCGCGCTGGGAGCGGGCGACCAGGTGGCCGCGGTCGACCTGCAGTCCGACTACCCGCCCGAAGCTCCCGATGGCGAGTTGGATGCCTTCCAGCCCAACGTCGAGGCCATCGCCGGCTACGAGCCCGACCTCGTCGTCCTCTCCTATGACCCCGGTGACGTGGTCGAATCACTCGAGCTGCTCGAGGTCCCCGCACTCCTCCTCGACGCACCCGCCGACTTCGACGGCATCTACCGCCAGGTCGAGGTGCTCGGCGCAGCCACCGGAAACGTCGGCGGTGCCGCCGAGGTCGTTGGCCAGATGCAGACCGACATCGACCAGATCGTGGCCGACCTCCCCGAACACGCCGAGGGGCTCACCTACTTCCACGAGCTCGACGACACCTACTACTCGGTGACCTCCCAGACCTTCATCGGCCAGGTCTACGCCTTGCTGGGTCTGGAGAACATCGCCGACGAGGCCGAGGCCGCCGGCACTGCGGGCGGCTACCCACAGCTGTCGGCAGAGTTCATCATCGAGTCCGACCCCGACCTCATCTTCCTGGCCGACGCCACCTGCTGTGACCAGAGTCCCGAGACCGTCGCCGGCCGCCCGGGCTGGGAAGGGCTCTCGGCGGTGGCCAACGACGCGGTGTTCGTGGTCGACGACGACGTCGCCTCGCGCTGGAGCCCCCGCATCATCGACCTGCTCCGCAACGTGGCCGAGGCCGTCACCACGTTCGAGCCTGCCGGCTGA
- a CDS encoding iron ABC transporter permease, which translates to MNDRPTRTTVEAIIRPDAPAELAPSRVRRRWFAVAVGSLAGAMALGIFLGPAGLSAWGVVTEAVSTIPGIDAGPGLTDRQADILWKIRLPRVVLGALVGGMLALSGAAYQGVFRNPLADPYLLGVAAGAGLGATLAIAYGPDSSSWPVEALPVFAFAGAFLGVTAAWSLGHASGAGRNAATLILAGVAVAAFLTAAQTYVQQRETETLRQVYSWILGRLATSGWHEVLLILPYVVVSSVAVLLHRRLLDVLAVGDDEADTLGVRTERVRLVVVAAATLGTAAAVAVSGLIGFVGIIVPHAVRLVAGTSYRIVLPLSLLGGAAFLITADVAARTVASPAELPIGVITAFLGAPFFAVVLHTSKRAVQ; encoded by the coding sequence GTGAACGACCGACCCACCCGAACCACCGTCGAGGCCATCATCCGGCCCGATGCGCCCGCAGAGCTGGCTCCCAGCCGGGTGCGCCGGCGGTGGTTCGCGGTGGCCGTCGGCTCGCTCGCGGGAGCCATGGCCCTCGGGATCTTCCTCGGGCCCGCCGGCCTCTCGGCGTGGGGGGTGGTCACCGAGGCGGTGTCGACGATCCCCGGCATCGATGCCGGACCGGGCCTCACCGATCGCCAAGCCGACATCCTCTGGAAGATCCGGCTACCCCGAGTCGTGCTCGGTGCCTTGGTCGGGGGCATGCTCGCCCTCTCCGGCGCCGCCTACCAGGGCGTGTTCCGCAACCCCCTCGCCGATCCCTACCTCTTGGGCGTCGCCGCCGGAGCCGGCCTGGGCGCCACCCTCGCCATCGCCTACGGGCCCGATTCGTCGTCCTGGCCGGTCGAGGCCCTGCCGGTGTTCGCCTTCGCCGGCGCGTTCCTGGGAGTCACCGCCGCGTGGAGCCTCGGCCACGCCTCCGGCGCCGGCCGCAACGCGGCCACCCTGATCCTCGCCGGGGTGGCGGTCGCGGCGTTCCTCACCGCGGCCCAGACCTATGTGCAACAGCGCGAGACCGAGACGCTGCGACAGGTGTACTCCTGGATCCTCGGACGGTTGGCCACGTCGGGCTGGCACGAGGTCCTGCTCATCCTCCCCTACGTCGTCGTCAGCAGCGTGGCGGTGCTGTTGCACCGTCGCCTCCTCGATGTGCTGGCCGTGGGCGACGACGAGGCCGACACGCTGGGAGTGCGCACCGAACGAGTGCGACTCGTCGTCGTCGCGGCCGCGACGCTCGGCACCGCGGCGGCGGTCGCGGTCAGTGGCCTGATCGGCTTCGTCGGCATCATCGTCCCCCACGCGGTGCGCCTCGTCGCCGGCACCAGCTACCGGATCGTGCTGCCGCTGTCCCTGCTCGGCGGGGCGGCGTTTCTCATCACCGCCGACGTGGCGGCGAGAACGGTGGCCAGCCCGGCCGAGCTCCCCATCGGCGTGATCACCGCATTCCTGGGGGCGCCGTTCTTCGCGGTGGTCCTCCACACCAGCAAGCGAGCCGTGCAGTGA
- a CDS encoding enoyl-CoA hydratase-related protein, with protein MAYEHVTVDRDGPTVTITMNRPQRRNALSVEHLGELLEAFRAAGEGDATGVVLAANGPVFSAGHDMAAMAGADLGEMRHLLRTCTEVMDTMQEIGQVVIARVHGIATAAGAQLVAATDLAVASESARFAAPGGKGGWFCTTPMVAIGRSVARKRALELALTGDEIDAATACEWGLVNRVVPDADLDDAVAELLARATRGSAASRALGKHALYTQLSMSQADAYEYAIEVMASASQLHDAQEAMAAFVEKRAPSWQHR; from the coding sequence ATGGCATACGAGCACGTCACGGTGGATCGCGACGGTCCGACCGTCACGATCACGATGAACCGGCCCCAGCGACGCAACGCCCTCTCGGTCGAACACCTCGGCGAGCTGCTGGAGGCGTTCCGGGCAGCGGGCGAGGGTGACGCCACCGGTGTGGTGCTGGCCGCCAACGGTCCGGTGTTCTCGGCCGGCCACGACATGGCCGCGATGGCCGGAGCCGACCTGGGCGAGATGCGGCACCTGCTCCGCACCTGCACCGAGGTGATGGACACGATGCAGGAGATCGGCCAGGTGGTGATCGCGCGGGTGCACGGCATCGCCACCGCAGCGGGCGCTCAGCTGGTGGCCGCGACCGATCTGGCCGTGGCGTCCGAGTCGGCCCGCTTCGCGGCGCCGGGCGGCAAGGGTGGCTGGTTCTGCACCACGCCCATGGTGGCCATCGGCCGCTCGGTGGCTCGCAAGCGTGCCCTCGAGCTGGCGCTCACCGGCGACGAGATCGACGCCGCCACCGCCTGCGAGTGGGGACTGGTCAACCGGGTCGTCCCCGACGCCGACCTCGACGATGCCGTCGCCGAGTTGCTCGCCCGGGCCACCCGGGGAAGCGCTGCATCGCGGGCGCTCGGCAAGCACGCGCTCTACACCCAGCTCTCGATGAGCCAGGCCGATGCCTACGAGTACGCCATCGAGGTCATGGCCTCGGCCAGCCAGCTCCACGACGCCCAGGAGGCGATGGCCGCCTTCGTCGAGAAGCGCGCCCCGTCCTGGCAGCACCGCTGA
- a CDS encoding DNA repair exonuclease has product MSYRFLHAADLHLDTPFSGLSATAPEVAAALRDASLAAFDQLVRLAIARDVAFVIISGDVYDGAERGVRAQLELHRGLRELSERGIRTFVVSGNHDPVDEGWSAIREWPGLVTIFPADEPASVVVERDGTPLATVHGISYGTRAVTDNLAERIRPDDGPGPHLAVLHANVGGNPDHDPYSPCTIDELVASGIDYWALGHVHTREILHRDPWIVYPGNLQARSPRASERGPKGAYVVEVDDAGVIAEPEFVALDRIRFDRIEHSIDGISDLATLRDRLIDLGHQRLAEADRRSVLLRVELVGRGPIHGDLYRPGALAELLDTLRGESLSEAPFLWWDRIDVSTRPVQDLDELLGRNDFVADLVEEASALLDDDATRAERVQTWDDELPSDLAHLLGEALPNADDPERWRSAEELAVDLVAGDESS; this is encoded by the coding sequence ATGTCCTACCGGTTTCTCCACGCGGCCGATCTCCATCTCGACACCCCCTTCTCGGGGCTCAGCGCCACCGCGCCCGAGGTGGCGGCTGCGCTGCGCGACGCGAGCCTCGCCGCGTTCGATCAGCTGGTGCGCCTCGCGATCGCACGCGACGTCGCCTTCGTCATCATCTCCGGCGATGTCTACGACGGTGCCGAGCGCGGGGTGAGGGCCCAGCTGGAGCTCCACCGGGGCCTTCGGGAGCTCTCCGAGCGCGGCATCCGCACCTTCGTGGTGTCGGGCAACCACGATCCGGTGGACGAGGGGTGGTCGGCGATCCGCGAGTGGCCGGGGCTGGTCACCATCTTCCCGGCCGACGAGCCCGCGTCGGTCGTGGTCGAGCGCGACGGCACCCCGTTGGCCACCGTGCACGGGATCAGCTATGGCACCCGGGCCGTCACCGACAACCTGGCCGAGCGGATCCGCCCCGACGACGGACCGGGGCCTCACCTCGCGGTGCTGCACGCCAACGTCGGAGGCAACCCCGACCACGACCCGTACAGCCCCTGCACGATCGATGAGCTGGTGGCATCGGGCATCGACTACTGGGCACTGGGTCACGTCCACACCCGTGAGATCCTCCATCGCGATCCGTGGATCGTCTATCCCGGCAATCTGCAGGCGCGTAGTCCCCGGGCCAGCGAGCGGGGACCGAAGGGGGCCTACGTGGTCGAGGTCGACGACGCGGGTGTCATCGCCGAGCCCGAGTTCGTCGCCCTGGACCGCATCCGGTTCGATCGCATCGAGCACAGCATCGACGGCATCTCCGACCTGGCGACGCTGCGCGACCGCCTGATCGACCTCGGGCACCAGCGCCTGGCCGAGGCCGACCGACGTTCGGTGCTGCTGCGCGTCGAGCTGGTGGGCCGTGGACCGATCCACGGCGACCTCTACCGTCCCGGGGCGCTGGCCGAGTTGCTCGACACCCTCCGGGGGGAGTCGCTCAGCGAAGCACCGTTCCTGTGGTGGGATCGCATCGACGTGTCGACCCGACCGGTGCAGGACCTCGACGAGCTGCTCGGGCGCAACGACTTCGTCGCCGATCTGGTCGAGGAGGCCTCCGCGCTGCTGGACGACGATGCCACCCGCGCCGAGCGGGTCCAGACCTGGGACGACGAACTACCATCTGATCTGGCCCACCTGCTGGGGGAGGCGCTGCCGAACGCCGACGACCCCGAACGTTGGCGTTCGGCCGAGGAACTGGCAGTCGATCTCGTCGCGGGCGACGAGAGCTCGTAG